The region TATCTCTTGTTGGCGTTGCGAAACAAAGTGCTGTGCTGAGCCGGCTCGCTGTAGCCCTAGAGTTGGAAGAAACTTTTCACAAGCCATTTCCCTGTTACGCGCGGGTTGACGAGGACATTGAAGCAGATTGCTACAATTTCGACAGGACTTGGCTCGACACTTATGAAACGACCGAGGCGGATGAGGATGGAAGGAAATTATATCAGTCAATGGGCAAGCTCTTCCTCGTTAAATTCGGAGACCGCCCTTATGACCCCGTGTGGCCGGTTGACATTGCTGAATGGCAGGTGGGTAATGTTGAGAAAATTCTGGGGCAACTCACTGTCGATGCACAGCAGGGTTTCCCCATTCCAGATTATCCAATGTGCATCCAGCGAGCGCATGGTTTTGCTAAGCTGACTGGCTTGGAGGTGGAAGTGCTGCAAGACATCCTCGTTCAGGAGATGAGTCAGAAACTGACCGACAAGGAGACAGAAAAGCTGCTTAGGATGAAGCATCTGGGAAAATCCCTAGCGGCGATTCGATACAAGGAGGGATGAATGTTATTTGCCGATTCGGAGGTGTTCGGTACTTTTAAGGGATTCAACGAGAAGGGACTAGAATTTGCTGCCGAGATCGTCGCTCCCTACAATGCCTCGATGCTGGAACGTCCTCAGCTTGGTCAATTCTTACTCGTTGAGCTTGGCTCACCCGAAGAGGCGGCGCTGGGGCGAATTACGCGATTTGTTCCTACTGGTTTGCTCACAACACCGGAGGGTGAAGATTACATCAATACCATGCAGCGCCGCCAACAGCCTGTTCCCGAGGACTTGAAGCAGCAACGTTTGAAATACCGCGTGCAAATCAAGCTGCTCGGCGCTGTGCGAATGAATGGCGATGAGGTGATGTATGTGCCTTCACAGAGGCGATTGCCACACCTTGGTGCAAGAGTTGCGCTCCCAAGTGAGAAGGTTCTCGGCGCGCTTTGCAAACTGAGTGGAGGGCAAACAGAGCTAGGCGATTACGTCCTGGGCGAGTTTGTCTATTGCGGTAGCAAAAATATTCCCAAAGCGCCTGTCTTCTTCCGGGCGCTCGATCCGAAACTGCCTGTCATGTTTGACATTCACAACCTAGTTTCCCGCCGGTCGGTTGTCTTCGCTAGAGCCGGTTACGGAAAATCCAACCTCATCAAATTCCTCATCTCCGAACTGTACCGCATGCCTCCCAAAACTGAGAACGGACGAGATGTGGGAACCTTGATATTTGACCCTGATGGCGAGTACTTCTGGCCTGACACTGTAAAGGGGCGTCCAGGGTTATGTGACGTGCCCCACTTGCAAGAGAAGCTTGTAGTTTTCACCAATCGCCCAGCACCCAATCCTTACTACGGAAGCTGGAAAGCTGGCGAAGTTAAACTGGATATTCGTGATTTGCCTGCCCGTGATGTCATCAGCATCGCAGTTTCTCCAGAGCGACAAGCGCAGCAAAATGTTCTAAAGTTGAAAGCCCTGTCATCGAGTGATTGGCGTGGGCTTGTTGATCTGATCCACACTCAGGGGCTTCAAGCGTCTGACAATGATGTGGGTGATTTGCTAGGCTATTCGCCAGAGCAGATTCGTAATAGTACGGCAGAAATCGCGGCAGCCAGAAGCAACATGTTTGCAGTGGTCAGAACGCTTCATGACCCCAATAGCCGCGTGCTCGCTGGAACCCTTGCGGCTCTGGAACGCGGTGGTATTGTCGTACTGGACATTAGCCTCTTGAGTACAGGAGCAGGAAACATGCTGGCGGGCCTCGTGTTGCGGCGAATCTTCTCTCACAATCAAGAATACTTTACGGGCGGACTTCGCGTCCTTCCAACAATAATGGTTCTCGAAGAAGCGCAAAGCGTGCTTGGCCGAAATCTGGAAGAGGGGAGTCCATTCGTGGAATGGGTCAAGGAAGGGCGGAAGTATGACCTGGGGGCAATTCTGGTTACGCAACAACCTGGTTCAATGGCTCCGGAACTGCTAAGTCAAGCGGACAATTGGTTCTGCTTTCATCTCCTGTCTGACGGAGACGCGGGCACTTTGGGAAAATACAATAGCCACTATTCAGATGACATCCTTGCGCACCTAATCGGAGAGCCCATAAGCGGGAACTGCTACATGTGGAGCGCACCTGATCAGCCCTTTGTGCTACCCGTTCGAATCCGCAACTTTGAAGACCTTTATCGTGAGAAAGTGAACAAAGATCCAGGGACGCCGCCTTTGAAGAAAACCATGGCCAAGGACATTGTGGAATTGGTGAGTCAAGCTGAAGGAAGGCTTGCCGAGGCGCTAATTGAAAAACTGAAACAGCCCATCGTAGCGTACGTTGAGCTCCCAGGCGTACTTTCTGGTGGAGCGACCGGTATCGGGGTCGGTTCCGGCCAGTTGTATTATCTTATCCGCGAAATCAAAACGACGGCAGACGCAACGCCAGAAGATGAATTAAAGGTGCTGCTCTTCAATCGAATCTTCGGCGAGGGAAACTATGTCATAGCCAAGGACCCGGGCACGAACAAAGATTACTTCTGTGCATCGGCGCAGGAATGGGAGAGAGTGCTGGGACAAAAACCCAAAGTTCGCTGAGCGGACCTGTCAGCAAGGTATACCGGAGCACAGCCAATAAGAACGGGAGTCATCTCGGAGGAGGCATTATAGGCGAGGAACCCCACTCTTGGAGTTTAGCAATTGAATACACCGACTTGGAAGGTTAATGTGGAGGAGGGGGGTGAAGGAAGATGAGGGGGCCAAACAGAAATGAGCCAGCAGGAGAGACGAGATGCTGCCGATAGGGGAAGTGCCCCCAGATGATCCGGCGAGGGATGGAGAGGTATCGTGGGGTGTCTTGTCGAGACGAATGGTTTGAGCCTATGAGCCAGTATGTGGCGGGATTGGTGGTGAGTCCTAACAAGACGGTACAAGGCATCTACGATCAGCAGGTTGACGAGTGGGGAAAGCCAAGTCGGCGAGCGATGCATGAGGTGATCTTTGAGGCGGGGTGGGATGATGAGGAGTTGATGGTGCAGCATCGGGCGCGAGTGGCTGAGGATGATAGAGGGCGAGGGCGCGAGGTGATCAGCTTAGACTCTCGCGCTGGCGCATCAGCAGCGGAGGCCGCAGATTTATGGGGTGAGGTGCGGTTGAACGGTATGGACGGAAGCGGTTGGTGATCGTACATGAGGAGCCGGATTTGAGCGATTGGCGGCGGTTTTTGCTGACGGATGCGCTGCATTGGGAGAGCGGGCGAGTAATGGAGACGTGGCAGTTTCGGTCTCGCGTCGGAGACTTTTCAGGAGTTCGGCAAGCAGGTGAATGGGTTGGAAGCGGCGCAAGGAAGCACGGAGGAAGCGGTCAGACGCCACTTCCGGTTGAGCTGTGGAACGCCGTCGTTGATTGAACGGGCGCCGGCCTCTGGTTCGACATCGGAAAGATTCCAGTTGGCAAGGGAGAGCCAACCTTGGGACAACGATGCCGCACAATGGCTCGCGAAGTGTTACGCGCGCTGCTGCACCGAGCGAGAGTGCCTGTTTGCTGAGGGCCGCTCCGCTGATCACGTCTTGGAGGTGCTCATGCCTGCGTGAAGCTGATGAACCTTCCAAGTCGTGTAACCTTTCAAGTCCTAATGGGCAGGGACTGCCTGGAAATGACTACATCCTACAAAAGCTTGCCAAAGATTTTCGGTTGCTCGCACAATGTAGGGGAGGTGAAAAGATATGCTGACCAAACTACGAATTGTCAACTTTAAGTGTTTAGCCGATACTGGGGAGCTTGAGATTCGCCCACTGACGTTTCTGGTTGGACCGAATTCGTCCGGTAAGAGTAGCCTTTTTCAGGCGCTCTTGGCGTTGCGTCAAACGGTGGATAGCGCCGATATTGAAAATCCACTGGCTGCTAATGATGGCTGGGTCAAGTTAGGGGGATATTCCGACTTCGTTCACCGACACGAAACGAACCGAAGACTTGAATTCTATTTGGACTTTTTCTGGCTTCTACCCGAGGAGCTACAAAAACTGTTTCCCACATGGCGTGTCACATCACAATCAGATTTCCGGCTTAGAGTCGCATTTCACTACGACCCCCAAACCACACAAGTGAAGTTAGCCGAAGGCGAACTGAGTGTGGCGCGGCCCGCTCAGTTTTCTCAACGGGTTAGGCTTCAGGATGTCCCCGAAGCGCACTATGAATGCCAGCTCAAATGGCCACAAGATGGAGACGAGAAGGAATGGAGATTCGAGACCGTACAACCAATCAAGTTTTATGGTTTTGCTGTATCGCCACAGCAGGTACAAGAAGGGATGCTTGGACTTCTCTACTCCCAGATACTCTCTCTGGCGCTCCAGAATGAACTGCAAAACCTTTTGTATATCGGTCCTCTACGAGAGTATCCCCAACGGGTTTACGTAACGAGCGGACAGGTTCCTCAACATGTTGGTACCAGAGGTGAAAGAGCCGTAGAAGTGTTGTGGGCAGCCCATCGGACTGAACGACTGAGCCAGCTGCTTAGACGAGTTCAGGACTGGGTTAAAGAGTTCGGTATCGCCTCGGGGCTTAAACTCAACCGACTCGGCAAGACAAATCATTACACGGTGGTGCTCATTGATCCGAACACCGGACTTGAGGTGAACTTAAGCGACGTCGGTTTTGGAGCATCGCAACTCGTGCCCATTATCGTAGGCTGCCTCTATGCACCGTTAGGTTGTCTTTTGCTCATCGAGCAACCTGAGATTCACCTACATCCCAAAGCCCAAGCCCAATTGGGAGACTTATTCATAGAGGCAACACAGCAAAAAGACCGGCGAGTAATCATTGAAACGCACAGCGAACACATCCTAGCACGAGTGCGCCGTCGCATCGCGGAGGGGAAGATCGGACGAGAAGACGTAGCCATTTACTATTTTCAACCAACTCCAAGAGGCTCTCAGGTTCGGGAAATCATGCTCAATAAGTATGGTCAGTACGAAGACTTTCCCGAGGGATTCTTCGAGGAGGATTTTGAGGAGGCTTTTGCCCACCTCCAGGCCATGCGCAACAAGATTAAAAAGGAGAGCCGCTAGCTTGTGGAGGAAAAAGAGTGGACGATTGATACCTATGTGCTTTATAAAGCCGCCGACGTTGAGTGGTCCGCCATTATGTTTCTTGGTAACGTGCGCAAGCGACATAAGGTAGCCTTTGACCTTGAAGCGCATATCGAAATCGAGTACCGCACCTGCATCGAAACCACGCAAACGCAAAACAAGCCAGGCTCAGAACTGATCAAGAGATGGTTCGCAGACGTTGTCGCTAAGAAGGCTAGAATCTTTCATAGTGGGAAACTTCCTGTGAAGCACGAAAAGGCACTTCGCGAGCTTGGATTTGACGATGATGACTTGCCCTTCGTGGCCGTGTGTCGGCGAACAACATCGAGGCTGCTCGTCAGCGAAGACTCCGATTATACGGATGCAATAAAGGACTACCTCGTTCAGAAGATGGGTATCCGCGTCTTAACAATTGCTGAGGCAGAGGAAGAATCTGCGCAATGAAGCCTTCTCACCATTCCAATGCGCGATCAGCTTGTTAATAGCGTGGGTTTGGCCAGCAGCTTCTTGACCACGTGTTTTCAGCCAAAGCCGATTTATGCCGACCGCGGAGGAATCATCCTTATGCTATGGCACGCTACGAAGTCAGAAAAATGAAGCACAGGCAGGAATGTCTGTGCCACATTCTCAAGGGCATCC is a window of Blastocatellia bacterium DNA encoding:
- a CDS encoding DUF87 domain-containing protein, with protein sequence MLFADSEVFGTFKGFNEKGLEFAAEIVAPYNASMLERPQLGQFLLVELGSPEEAALGRITRFVPTGLLTTPEGEDYINTMQRRQQPVPEDLKQQRLKYRVQIKLLGAVRMNGDEVMYVPSQRRLPHLGARVALPSEKVLGALCKLSGGQTELGDYVLGEFVYCGSKNIPKAPVFFRALDPKLPVMFDIHNLVSRRSVVFARAGYGKSNLIKFLISELYRMPPKTENGRDVGTLIFDPDGEYFWPDTVKGRPGLCDVPHLQEKLVVFTNRPAPNPYYGSWKAGEVKLDIRDLPARDVISIAVSPERQAQQNVLKLKALSSSDWRGLVDLIHTQGLQASDNDVGDLLGYSPEQIRNSTAEIAAARSNMFAVVRTLHDPNSRVLAGTLAALERGGIVVLDISLLSTGAGNMLAGLVLRRIFSHNQEYFTGGLRVLPTIMVLEEAQSVLGRNLEEGSPFVEWVKEGRKYDLGAILVTQQPGSMAPELLSQADNWFCFHLLSDGDAGTLGKYNSHYSDDILAHLIGEPISGNCYMWSAPDQPFVLPVRIRNFEDLYREKVNKDPGTPPLKKTMAKDIVELVSQAEGRLAEALIEKLKQPIVAYVELPGVLSGGATGIGVGSGQLYYLIREIKTTADATPEDELKVLLFNRIFGEGNYVIAKDPGTNKDYFCASAQEWERVLGQKPKVR
- a CDS encoding DUF3696 domain-containing protein — its product is MLTKLRIVNFKCLADTGELEIRPLTFLVGPNSSGKSSLFQALLALRQTVDSADIENPLAANDGWVKLGGYSDFVHRHETNRRLEFYLDFFWLLPEELQKLFPTWRVTSQSDFRLRVAFHYDPQTTQVKLAEGELSVARPAQFSQRVRLQDVPEAHYECQLKWPQDGDEKEWRFETVQPIKFYGFAVSPQQVQEGMLGLLYSQILSLALQNELQNLLYIGPLREYPQRVYVTSGQVPQHVGTRGERAVEVLWAAHRTERLSQLLRRVQDWVKEFGIASGLKLNRLGKTNHYTVVLIDPNTGLEVNLSDVGFGASQLVPIIVGCLYAPLGCLLLIEQPEIHLHPKAQAQLGDLFIEATQQKDRRVIIETHSEHILARVRRRIAEGKIGREDVAIYYFQPTPRGSQVREIMLNKYGQYEDFPEGFFEEDFEEAFAHLQAMRNKIKKESR